One Natrinema halophilum genomic window carries:
- a CDS encoding acyl-CoA dehydrogenase family protein, producing MEFGLTEEQQQIREEVRRFAENEIVPNAEKYDTEETFPHEIVDKAAEMGLVGSSIPIEYGGAGYSTLESVIIAEELFSHDPGIALSIMACSFGTEAIREFGTEDQKERFLEPVATGEKISGAAISEPDTGSDVSSVSTRAEKDGDEWVINGNKMWITNGTVGDFFVALCKTNPDAEGRYDGFSQIVVESDRDGFSSDKITGKLGIRASDTAELILDNVRVPEENLIGEQDAAFLQQMHFFDATRTGVAAQGLGIAKGALEAALEYAEDREQFGQSISEFQAIQHKLADMATKTEAARNLTYKAAWNVDQGNDITKLASMAKEYASRVAVDVSNEAVQIHGGAGYVNDFPVERFYRDSKITQIYEGTTEIQKNVIARELLNE from the coding sequence ATGGAATTCGGCCTCACCGAAGAACAGCAACAGATCCGCGAAGAAGTCCGTCGATTCGCCGAGAATGAGATCGTCCCGAACGCCGAGAAATACGACACCGAAGAGACGTTCCCCCACGAGATCGTCGACAAGGCCGCCGAGATGGGTCTCGTCGGCTCGTCGATCCCCATCGAGTACGGGGGTGCCGGATATTCGACGCTCGAGTCCGTGATCATCGCCGAGGAACTGTTCTCTCACGACCCTGGTATCGCCCTCTCGATTATGGCCTGTTCGTTCGGAACCGAGGCCATCCGCGAATTCGGGACGGAAGACCAGAAGGAACGCTTCCTCGAACCCGTCGCGACCGGCGAGAAAATCTCCGGCGCTGCGATTTCCGAACCCGACACCGGGTCCGACGTGTCGTCAGTCTCGACTCGCGCCGAAAAAGACGGTGACGAGTGGGTAATCAACGGAAACAAGATGTGGATCACGAACGGGACCGTCGGCGACTTTTTCGTCGCGCTCTGTAAGACCAATCCCGACGCCGAGGGTCGATACGACGGCTTCAGTCAGATCGTCGTCGAATCCGACCGCGACGGCTTCAGCTCGGACAAGATCACCGGCAAACTCGGCATTCGTGCCTCCGACACCGCCGAACTCATTCTGGATAACGTCCGCGTCCCCGAGGAGAACCTCATCGGCGAACAGGACGCCGCCTTCCTCCAGCAGATGCACTTCTTCGACGCCACCCGAACCGGCGTCGCCGCGCAGGGGCTCGGCATCGCGAAAGGCGCACTCGAGGCCGCCCTCGAGTACGCCGAGGACCGCGAGCAGTTCGGCCAGTCCATCTCGGAGTTCCAGGCCATCCAGCACAAGCTCGCCGACATGGCCACGAAGACCGAAGCCGCGCGCAATCTGACGTACAAGGCAGCCTGGAACGTCGATCAGGGTAACGACATCACGAAACTCGCTTCGATGGCGAAAGAGTACGCCTCTCGCGTCGCCGTCGACGTGTCCAACGAGGCCGTCCAGATTCACGGCGGCGCTGGCTACGTCAACGACTTCCCCGTCGAACGGTTCTACCGCGACTCGAAGATCACGCAAATCTACGAAGGGACGACCGAAATTCAGAAGAACGTCATCGCGCGCGAACTGCTGAACGAGTAA
- a CDS encoding CPBP family glutamic-type intramembrane protease, whose product MSLIAFGLWKTVSRSTDRPSSRLMAAAVVLAAIVFGIGHLPTAASLYGGLTPAVVVWIVAGNSIGGFVSGWLFWRRSLGAAMIGHVFTHVVFVALSLVVVIA is encoded by the coding sequence ATGTCACTGATCGCGTTCGGCCTCTGGAAGACGGTCAGCCGGAGCACGGACCGACCCTCATCCCGACTGATGGCTGCTGCAGTCGTCCTCGCAGCCATCGTCTTCGGAATCGGCCATCTTCCCACGGCAGCGAGTCTCTACGGAGGTCTCACACCCGCCGTCGTCGTCTGGATCGTCGCCGGCAATTCGATCGGCGGCTTCGTCTCCGGCTGGCTGTTCTGGCGGCGGAGTCTCGGGGCGGCGATGATCGGGCACGTGTTCACGCACGTGGTATTCGTCGCGCTGTCGCTGGTGGTCGTGATCGCCTGA
- a CDS encoding helix-turn-helix domain-containing protein yields MREFVFALEYDPGTNPVADVLEAHPETTVRSLSCHVTPESLWRVDHATGSDTGIEALEEAYREPAYCADCLVRDDCGADCETQVLDRSRDELVVYTYWDRTDVCTSVPHLALEYLGEGLLFETYREGRRYRWRIVLGRDAPVGDFFDALGDEVGECAGMDMIRLTDLEPDRERPGSTESVPAEQRAALQAAVERGYYETPRRIDLSELADELDVPRSTLSYRLRRAEATLATAFVAEDDSLETIPSGR; encoded by the coding sequence ATGAGAGAGTTCGTCTTCGCCCTCGAGTACGATCCCGGCACGAACCCGGTCGCGGACGTCCTCGAGGCGCACCCGGAGACGACGGTTCGATCGCTGTCGTGTCACGTCACGCCCGAGAGCCTCTGGCGAGTCGATCACGCGACGGGGTCTGACACGGGAATCGAGGCGCTCGAGGAGGCGTACCGCGAGCCAGCCTACTGTGCGGACTGTCTGGTCCGGGACGATTGCGGGGCGGACTGCGAGACGCAAGTGCTCGACCGCTCACGGGACGAACTCGTCGTCTACACCTACTGGGATCGGACGGACGTCTGTACGTCGGTCCCCCATCTCGCGCTCGAGTACCTCGGCGAGGGATTGCTGTTCGAAACCTATCGAGAGGGGCGGCGCTACCGCTGGCGGATCGTTCTCGGACGTGACGCGCCGGTCGGGGATTTCTTCGACGCGCTCGGAGACGAAGTCGGCGAATGCGCCGGAATGGACATGATCCGGCTCACCGACCTCGAACCTGACCGCGAGCGGCCCGGATCGACGGAGTCGGTACCGGCGGAACAGCGGGCGGCGTTGCAGGCCGCCGTCGAGCGCGGTTACTACGAAACCCCCCGGCGGATCGACCTCTCCGAGCTCGCCGACGAACTGGATGTGCCGCGATCGACCCTCTCGTACCGGCTCCGGCGGGCCGAAGCGACTCTCGCGACCGCGTTCGTTGCCGAGGACGATTCGCTCGAGACGATCCCGTCGGGCCGCTGA
- a CDS encoding heavy metal translocating P-type ATPase, which yields MSDASPPRPPDGDGGADTSRALDLRVPDMDCSSCAGKVTTSVARLDGIDDQDARVTSGRLVVEYDPTRTSEEAIRERVRAAGYEIDDGSDELTMSVPDMDCSSCATKVERALEGVDGLGAIETRPASGRVTVTVDEETDSDAVVDAIGSAGYEATPVSAGSDPLGDDDPVWKSRRAGITGFGAVLVVVGMALEFVFPGADPSLFSVVGRSVDLSSLLFIATAAVAGAPIFRNGYYSARNLSLDIDFLMSIGIIAAVAANHPFEGAMLAVLFSVAELLERFSMDRARDSLRELMDLSPDTATIRRPDGSEETVPAGELAVGDVVVVRPGEKIPADGTVVEGESAVDESPITGESVPADKTDGDEVFAGTIAESGYLEIEVEHAADDSTISRIVQLIEDAERERTEREQFVDRFAGVYTPIVVALAIAVTVGPPLLVGAAWDTWFLRGLTLLVIACPCAFVISTPVSVVSGITSAARNGVLIKGGRYLEAVAESDVLAIDKTGTLTTGDLSVTDVIPLEGADEADVLRRASAVERRSEHPLGRAIVGYATERGLGPSDVVVSGFEALTGKGVRAEIDGTTYFVGKPALFEGLADLEHAHATTDGGMTLEPGSAGGDSRPGCDREGCLDVLSDVVPQLEDEGKTVVVVGTEDGPIGVIGIADRVRPEAKVAVSQLQEQGVRVVMLTGDNEGTARAIAEQVGIDEYHAALLPDEKLEWIGRLDGERSDGSETDGGVAMIGDGINDAPALATADVGIAMGAAGTDTALETADVALMGDDLTRLPYLYRLSRTANRVIRQNIWASLAVKAVLAAGAPFGLVTVIHAVVIGDMGMSLGVTGNAMRLADVEPESSDAVVEPPVDQ from the coding sequence ATGAGTGATGCTTCGCCGCCGAGGCCGCCTGACGGAGACGGCGGCGCGGACACGAGTCGAGCCCTCGACCTTCGAGTCCCGGATATGGACTGTTCGTCCTGTGCCGGGAAAGTGACGACCAGCGTCGCCCGACTCGACGGGATCGATGACCAGGATGCCCGGGTGACCAGCGGACGGCTCGTCGTGGAATACGATCCGACGCGAACGAGCGAGGAGGCGATCCGCGAGCGGGTTCGTGCGGCCGGCTACGAAATCGACGACGGGAGCGACGAACTAACGATGTCGGTCCCCGATATGGATTGTTCCTCGTGTGCGACCAAGGTCGAACGCGCACTCGAGGGCGTCGACGGTCTCGGCGCAATCGAGACGCGTCCCGCGTCGGGGCGCGTGACCGTGACGGTCGACGAGGAGACCGATTCGGACGCTGTCGTCGATGCGATCGGTTCTGCAGGGTACGAGGCAACTCCGGTCAGCGCCGGGAGCGATCCGCTGGGAGACGACGACCCTGTCTGGAAGAGTCGACGTGCCGGCATCACCGGTTTCGGGGCCGTTCTCGTCGTCGTCGGAATGGCCCTCGAGTTCGTTTTCCCCGGGGCCGATCCGTCCCTGTTCTCGGTCGTCGGTCGGAGCGTCGATCTCTCGTCGCTGCTTTTCATCGCCACCGCGGCCGTCGCCGGTGCGCCGATCTTTCGCAACGGCTACTATTCGGCGCGGAATCTGAGCCTCGACATCGACTTCCTGATGAGCATCGGCATTATCGCCGCGGTCGCGGCCAACCACCCGTTCGAGGGCGCGATGCTCGCCGTCCTGTTCAGCGTCGCCGAACTGCTCGAGCGATTCTCGATGGATCGCGCGCGAGATTCCCTGCGGGAGTTGATGGACCTCTCTCCGGATACGGCCACCATCAGGCGACCGGACGGGTCCGAGGAGACGGTTCCGGCCGGGGAACTCGCGGTCGGCGACGTCGTCGTAGTCCGGCCGGGCGAGAAAATCCCGGCCGACGGCACCGTCGTCGAGGGTGAGAGTGCGGTCGACGAGTCGCCGATCACGGGTGAGAGCGTTCCAGCGGACAAGACGGACGGCGACGAGGTCTTCGCCGGCACGATCGCCGAATCGGGCTATCTCGAGATCGAAGTCGAGCACGCGGCGGACGATTCGACGATCTCCCGCATCGTCCAGTTGATCGAGGATGCCGAGCGCGAGCGGACCGAGCGCGAGCAATTCGTCGACCGCTTCGCCGGCGTCTACACGCCCATCGTCGTCGCACTCGCCATCGCGGTCACCGTCGGGCCGCCGCTACTGGTGGGCGCCGCCTGGGACACGTGGTTCCTGCGCGGGCTGACGCTACTGGTCATCGCGTGCCCCTGCGCCTTCGTCATCTCGACGCCCGTCAGCGTCGTCTCGGGAATCACCAGCGCGGCCCGCAACGGTGTCCTCATCAAGGGTGGTCGCTACCTGGAGGCGGTCGCAGAGAGCGACGTCCTCGCGATCGACAAGACCGGGACCCTCACGACCGGCGATCTGTCGGTGACCGACGTGATACCCCTCGAGGGGGCCGACGAGGCCGACGTTCTTCGCCGGGCGAGCGCCGTCGAACGCCGGAGCGAACACCCGCTCGGGCGCGCGATCGTCGGCTATGCCACGGAACGCGGCCTTGGTCCGAGCGATGTGGTCGTGTCCGGATTCGAGGCGCTGACCGGGAAGGGTGTCCGGGCTGAAATCGACGGAACGACCTACTTCGTGGGCAAACCCGCCCTCTTCGAGGGACTGGCGGATCTCGAGCACGCTCACGCCACGACCGATGGCGGGATGACACTCGAGCCCGGGTCGGCGGGCGGCGACTCGCGACCCGGCTGTGACCGCGAGGGCTGTCTGGACGTGTTGAGCGACGTCGTTCCGCAACTGGAGGACGAAGGTAAAACCGTCGTCGTTGTCGGCACCGAAGACGGCCCGATCGGCGTCATTGGCATCGCAGATCGGGTCCGTCCCGAAGCGAAAGTGGCCGTTTCGCAACTCCAGGAACAGGGTGTTCGCGTCGTAATGCTCACCGGCGACAACGAGGGGACCGCCCGTGCGATCGCGGAGCAGGTCGGAATCGACGAGTACCACGCCGCGTTGCTTCCCGACGAGAAACTCGAGTGGATCGGGCGACTCGACGGCGAGCGATCCGACGGCAGTGAAACCGATGGCGGCGTCGCCATGATCGGCGACGGCATCAACGACGCGCCTGCGCTCGCGACCGCCGACGTCGGCATCGCCATGGGCGCGGCGGGGACGGACACGGCTCTGGAAACGGCCGACGTCGCGCTGATGGGTGACGATCTTACTCGCCTGCCGTACCTCTATCGTCTCTCGCGGACTGCAAACCGCGTCATCCGACAGAACATCTGGGCGAGTCTGGCGGTCAAGGCGGTTCTCGCTGCCGGTGCGCCGTTCGGACTCGTTACGGTGATCCACGCGGTGGTCATCGGTGATATGGGGATGAGCCTCGGCGTAACCGGGAACGCGATGCGACTCGCGGACGTCGAACCCGAGTCCTCGGATGCCGTCGTTGAGCCCCCCGTCGACCAGTAA
- a CDS encoding L-aspartate oxidase, giving the protein MTEPPTDSPGTTADDRRAASRGQAAAGVENRIETDDDWESTDGLEYEVVTTPVLVIGAGAAGARVAIELAESDVESLVIGKREHGDAHTTWAAGGVNAALGSLDPEDDWTVHAADTLTEGHHLNDPDAVELTAQEMPDRIHELADWGMSFDRTDEGDINQRYFGAQSYRRTCFVGDRTGEAMLETLIERARELAVPYRENVMITRLLSDGDRVDGAVGFDMETGEGLLFRTDHVVLAAGGFSALYHRHSSRDDENNGDGQALALEAGARLLDLEFVQFHPTGMVGKRYGEEWDGRLVTEAVRGEGGRLYNAEGERFMERYSPDQMELDARDVVARAIAREVREGRGTENGGVFLDISHRDAEYIRERLPSMVARFDSLGVDITEEPMTVAPTAHYTMGGVDIDFRTGQTGVEGLYAIGETVAGVHGANRLGGNSLAETVAIGAIVGEHVASAVTEADEDPNVTDGQRALAEREFQTLRALAVSDGTVTPTQLLEELGELLWDHAGILRNEAALTNGLAELEALRARTADLRVDGGLTSKSFEYAVDLSASLTVAEGLLRTALERTESRGAHYRMDFPETEPDWRVNLVLAADTDGLSISRRGVAEPSPAVREALEEGYELDYHHLE; this is encoded by the coding sequence ATGACAGAACCACCGACAGACAGCCCCGGAACGACGGCCGACGACCGTCGAGCAGCGAGTCGCGGGCAGGCAGCCGCCGGCGTCGAGAACCGCATCGAGACCGACGACGATTGGGAGTCGACCGATGGCCTCGAGTACGAGGTCGTGACGACGCCTGTGCTCGTCATTGGAGCGGGTGCGGCGGGCGCTCGCGTCGCAATCGAACTCGCTGAATCGGACGTCGAGTCGCTCGTAATCGGCAAGCGCGAGCACGGTGACGCCCACACGACGTGGGCGGCCGGCGGCGTCAACGCTGCGCTCGGCTCACTCGACCCCGAAGACGACTGGACCGTCCACGCAGCGGACACGCTCACTGAGGGCCACCACCTGAACGATCCGGATGCCGTCGAACTGACGGCACAGGAGATGCCCGACCGCATCCACGAACTCGCCGATTGGGGGATGTCGTTCGACAGAACAGACGAGGGTGACATCAACCAGCGCTACTTCGGCGCACAGTCCTATCGACGTACCTGCTTCGTCGGCGACCGGACCGGCGAGGCCATGCTCGAGACGTTGATCGAGCGGGCCCGCGAACTCGCGGTCCCATACCGGGAGAACGTGATGATCACGCGGCTACTCTCCGACGGCGACCGCGTCGACGGCGCCGTCGGCTTCGACATGGAGACCGGTGAGGGCCTGCTGTTTCGGACGGATCACGTCGTGCTCGCGGCGGGCGGGTTCTCCGCGCTCTATCATCGACACTCGTCGCGAGACGACGAAAACAATGGCGATGGCCAGGCGCTGGCGCTCGAGGCGGGTGCCCGACTGCTGGATCTCGAGTTCGTCCAGTTCCACCCGACCGGAATGGTCGGAAAACGGTACGGCGAGGAGTGGGACGGCCGGCTGGTAACGGAAGCGGTCCGCGGTGAAGGCGGGCGGCTCTACAACGCGGAGGGCGAGCGGTTCATGGAGCGGTATTCGCCCGACCAGATGGAACTCGACGCCCGCGACGTCGTCGCACGAGCCATCGCTCGAGAAGTCCGCGAGGGCCGGGGCACCGAGAACGGGGGCGTCTTCCTCGACATCTCTCACCGGGACGCCGAGTACATCCGCGAGCGGTTGCCCTCGATGGTCGCGCGGTTCGACTCCCTCGGCGTCGACATCACCGAGGAGCCGATGACGGTCGCGCCGACGGCCCACTACACGATGGGCGGCGTCGATATCGACTTCCGGACGGGCCAGACCGGTGTCGAGGGTCTCTACGCCATCGGCGAGACAGTCGCCGGCGTCCACGGTGCGAATCGCCTCGGGGGCAACTCGCTGGCCGAAACCGTCGCGATCGGCGCCATCGTCGGGGAGCACGTCGCGAGCGCGGTAACCGAGGCCGACGAGGATCCCAACGTGACCGACGGCCAGCGGGCGCTCGCCGAACGGGAGTTCCAGACGCTCCGCGCGCTCGCTGTCTCTGACGGAACCGTCACACCCACACAACTTCTCGAGGAACTCGGAGAACTGCTCTGGGACCACGCCGGTATTCTCCGTAACGAAGCGGCGCTCACAAATGGGCTCGCAGAACTCGAGGCACTTCGCGCTCGGACGGCCGATCTCCGGGTCGACGGCGGGCTCACTTCGAAGTCGTTCGAGTACGCCGTGGACCTTTCGGCGAGCCTCACCGTTGCCGAGGGGTTGCTCCGAACGGCGCTCGAGCGAACGGAGTCTCGCGGGGCACACTACCGGATGGACTTTCCCGAGACGGAGCCCGACTGGCGGGTGAACCTCGTACTCGCTGCCGACACCGACGGACTTTCGATTAGCCGCCGCGGCGTAGCCGAACCCAGTCCAGCCGTTCGGGAGGCACTCGAAGAGGGGTACGAACTCGACTATCACCACCTCGAGTGA
- a CDS encoding DNA-3-methyladenine glycosylase family protein, whose protein sequence is MREEAHTILRQDPVMAGLVDRHDPYVESDWDEYERLCISIISQQLSTASAAAVRERVFDLLEGDVTPASVLAADEAALRDAGLSRSKVEYVQNAARAFQENDYTQAGLDSYSNEEVVDLLTEIKGIGAWTARMYLLFVLERPDVLPLGDLALRRGIEQLYGNGTELTREEMREVADPWRPYRSVATRYIWAEYESE, encoded by the coding sequence ATGAGAGAAGAGGCACACACCATCCTCCGACAGGACCCCGTGATGGCGGGTCTCGTCGACCGCCACGATCCCTACGTCGAATCGGACTGGGACGAGTACGAGCGGCTCTGCATCTCGATCATCAGCCAGCAACTCTCCACCGCGAGCGCGGCGGCTGTGCGAGAGCGGGTGTTCGACCTCCTCGAGGGAGACGTGACGCCTGCGTCCGTACTGGCCGCGGACGAGGCGGCGCTTCGAGACGCGGGACTCTCCCGAAGCAAGGTCGAATACGTGCAAAACGCCGCACGTGCGTTTCAGGAAAACGATTACACGCAGGCGGGGCTCGACTCGTACTCCAACGAGGAGGTCGTCGATTTGCTCACCGAGATCAAAGGAATCGGCGCGTGGACCGCACGCATGTACCTGCTGTTCGTCCTCGAGCGACCTGACGTGCTTCCCCTCGGTGATCTTGCTCTTCGTCGCGGTATCGAGCAACTGTACGGAAACGGTACGGAACTGACGCGCGAAGAGATGCGCGAGGTAGCCGACCCGTGGCGACCGTATCGCAGCGTCGCGACGCGGTACATCTGGGCCGAGTACGAGTCCGAGTGA
- the katG gene encoding catalase/peroxidase HPI produces MNGTDQDWWPNQLNVAILDQNARQADPMGEEFDYAEEFEKLDLEAVKADIEEVMTTSQEWWPADYGHYGPLFIRMAWHSAGTYRTSDGRGGASGGRQRFAPLNSWPDNANLDKARRLLWPVKQKYGRKLSWGDLLILAGNCALESMGFETFGFAGGREDDFEPDESVDWGPEDEMEASERFDDGELEDPLGATVMGLIYVNPEGPDGEPDPLASAENIRESFSRMAMNDEETVALIAGGHTFGKVHGADSGDNLGPEPEAAPIEEQGLGWKNEFGSGNGPDTITSGIEGPWNTTPTQWDMGYIDNLLNYKWWPEKGPGGAWQWTTQNGELDGSAPGVEDPAEKEDVMMLTTDVALKRDPDYREILERFQEDPTEFQDAFAKAWYKLVHRDMGPPSRFLGPEVPDEEMLWQDPLPDADYELIGDEEIAELKERILSSGLSISQLVKTAWASASTYRDSDKRGGANGARIRLEPQRNWEVNEPDQLETILETLEGIRQDFNASRSDDVRVSLADLIVLGGCAAVEKAAADAGYDVDVPFEPGRTDASQEQTDVESFEVLKPNADGFRNYLEDGTDRPAEELLVDKAELLNLTADEMTVLVGGMRALNANYQQSDLGVFTDRPETLTNDFFVNLLDMDYEWEASSESKDIFELRDRESGELEWKGTRVDLVFGSNSRLRAIAEVYGSDDAEETFVRDFVATWDKVMSLDRFDLE; encoded by the coding sequence ATGAATGGAACCGACCAGGACTGGTGGCCGAACCAGCTGAACGTCGCAATTCTCGACCAGAACGCTCGCCAGGCCGATCCGATGGGCGAGGAGTTCGACTACGCTGAGGAGTTCGAAAAACTCGATCTCGAGGCCGTGAAGGCGGACATCGAGGAAGTGATGACGACGTCCCAGGAGTGGTGGCCGGCCGATTACGGCCACTACGGGCCGCTTTTCATTCGGATGGCGTGGCACAGCGCCGGCACCTACCGCACCAGCGACGGCCGCGGCGGCGCATCCGGCGGTAGACAGCGCTTTGCACCCCTCAACAGTTGGCCCGACAACGCGAACCTCGACAAGGCGCGCCGGCTGCTCTGGCCGGTCAAGCAAAAGTACGGTCGCAAACTCTCGTGGGGAGACCTGCTGATCCTGGCCGGTAACTGCGCCCTCGAGTCGATGGGCTTCGAAACGTTCGGTTTCGCAGGCGGGCGCGAGGACGACTTCGAGCCCGACGAGTCCGTCGACTGGGGGCCCGAAGACGAGATGGAAGCATCCGAGCGCTTCGACGACGGGGAACTCGAAGATCCGTTGGGCGCCACCGTAATGGGTCTGATTTACGTAAACCCGGAGGGGCCGGACGGTGAGCCGGATCCGCTCGCGTCGGCGGAGAACATTCGAGAGTCATTCAGCCGGATGGCGATGAACGACGAGGAAACGGTCGCGCTCATCGCCGGTGGGCATACGTTCGGCAAAGTCCACGGTGCCGACTCCGGTGACAACCTCGGCCCCGAGCCCGAAGCGGCACCGATCGAGGAACAGGGCCTCGGCTGGAAGAACGAGTTCGGCTCCGGGAACGGGCCCGACACGATCACGAGCGGCATCGAGGGCCCGTGGAACACAACGCCGACCCAGTGGGATATGGGCTACATCGACAACCTGCTCAACTACAAGTGGTGGCCCGAAAAGGGTCCCGGCGGTGCGTGGCAGTGGACCACGCAGAACGGCGAACTCGACGGTTCCGCACCGGGCGTCGAGGACCCCGCGGAGAAAGAAGACGTGATGATGCTGACGACAGACGTCGCCCTGAAACGGGACCCGGACTACCGGGAAATCCTCGAGCGCTTCCAGGAGGACCCGACGGAGTTCCAGGACGCCTTTGCGAAGGCGTGGTACAAGCTGGTACACCGTGACATGGGTCCGCCGTCTCGGTTCCTCGGCCCGGAGGTTCCCGACGAGGAAATGCTGTGGCAGGATCCCCTCCCCGATGCCGATTACGAACTGATCGGTGACGAAGAGATCGCCGAGCTCAAAGAGAGAATCCTCAGTTCGGGGCTTTCCATCTCCCAACTGGTCAAGACCGCCTGGGCGTCGGCATCGACGTACCGCGATAGCGACAAGCGCGGTGGCGCGAACGGGGCCCGCATTCGTCTCGAACCACAGCGCAACTGGGAAGTGAACGAGCCGGATCAACTGGAGACGATTCTGGAGACCCTGGAAGGGATTCGGCAAGACTTCAACGCCTCGCGATCCGACGACGTCCGGGTCTCGCTCGCCGACCTGATCGTTCTGGGCGGCTGCGCAGCCGTCGAAAAGGCTGCAGCGGACGCTGGATACGACGTGGACGTTCCGTTCGAGCCGGGTCGTACCGACGCTTCGCAGGAGCAAACCGACGTCGAGTCCTTCGAGGTGCTCAAACCGAACGCCGACGGGTTCCGAAACTATCTCGAGGACGGGACCGATCGACCGGCGGAGGAGTTGCTCGTGGATAAGGCGGAACTGCTGAATCTGACGGCCGACGAAATGACGGTTCTGGTCGGCGGTATGCGCGCGCTAAATGCGAACTACCAGCAGTCCGACCTCGGCGTCTTCACCGACCGGCCGGAGACGTTGACCAACGATTTCTTCGTGAACCTGCTCGACATGGACTACGAGTGGGAAGCGTCCTCAGAATCCAAAGACATTTTCGAGTTGCGCGACCGTGAGTCGGGCGAACTCGAGTGGAAGGGAACCCGCGTTGACCTCGTCTTCGGTTCGAACTCCCGACTTCGGGCCATCGCGGAAGTCTACGGGTCAGACGACGCGGAGGAAACATTCGTGCGCGACTTCGTGGCTACGTGGGACAAAGTGATGTCCCTCGATCGCTTCGATCTCGAGTAA
- a CDS encoding RimK family alpha-L-glutamate ligase, producing the protein MSAGDPVTVGVLSLHTSKETKAILNAVEDLGHDTEWLRAENTSISVTDGSPVLEPSVDVIANRMLLSNTEQPAEELGLANAFSQLLPTLNEPSAVMTAMHKLSTATALASNDIRTPDVTLALSADQLTAARERYGEEAVYKTAIGTHGGGTWKVGPDDPINAKVGNRYAFLQELVDQEGVRNRDLRVYVVGDEIVGAMYRYAPDNDWRTNVALGGTVEDATGDLPEEASEMARRAADVVGLDYAGVDLVEGDEGWFVLEVNPTAGFKGLYEATHVSPAPYIAKMAIERVGGAVDDERVADLANVLDDSRPAAQPSEMVTKNTEPAVIGYTEEVVLSGTSGSKSVLAKSDTGATRTSIDTSLAADIGAGPIKSITRIRSGSSKQSKSRPVVDVVVGVGGNQHTVTASVEDRSHMDYPVLLGRDILENYQVDVSRRIDSDAADTPEEEE; encoded by the coding sequence ATGAGCGCTGGCGATCCCGTGACTGTCGGGGTATTGAGTCTTCATACGAGTAAGGAAACCAAAGCGATTCTCAACGCGGTCGAGGATCTCGGACACGACACCGAGTGGCTTCGAGCCGAGAATACATCGATTAGCGTCACCGATGGCAGTCCCGTCCTCGAGCCATCGGTCGACGTCATCGCGAACCGGATGCTGTTGTCGAACACCGAACAGCCTGCCGAGGAACTCGGGCTGGCGAACGCGTTCTCGCAGTTATTGCCAACGCTCAACGAGCCGAGCGCGGTGATGACGGCGATGCACAAGCTCTCGACCGCGACGGCGCTTGCGTCGAACGACATCCGAACACCCGACGTTACGCTGGCACTCAGCGCGGATCAGTTAACCGCCGCTCGGGAGCGCTACGGGGAAGAGGCAGTGTACAAGACCGCGATCGGGACTCACGGCGGTGGGACCTGGAAAGTCGGGCCAGACGATCCGATCAATGCAAAAGTCGGAAACCGGTATGCCTTCCTGCAAGAACTCGTCGACCAGGAGGGAGTCCGCAATCGTGATTTGCGCGTCTACGTCGTCGGCGATGAGATCGTCGGTGCCATGTACCGTTACGCGCCGGACAACGACTGGCGCACTAACGTCGCTCTCGGCGGTACCGTCGAGGACGCGACTGGCGACCTCCCCGAAGAAGCAAGCGAGATGGCCCGTCGCGCAGCCGACGTCGTCGGCCTCGACTACGCCGGAGTCGATCTCGTCGAGGGCGACGAGGGGTGGTTCGTCCTCGAGGTCAACCCCACGGCGGGATTCAAGGGTCTCTACGAGGCGACTCACGTGAGTCCGGCACCGTACATCGCCAAGATGGCGATCGAGCGCGTCGGTGGCGCCGTCGACGACGAGCGCGTTGCGGATCTCGCGAACGTCCTCGACGATTCCAGGCCGGCGGCTCAGCCATCGGAGATGGTCACCAAGAATACGGAGCCCGCGGTAATCGGCTACACAGAAGAGGTCGTCCTCTCGGGGACGAGCGGATCGAAATCCGTGCTCGCAAAGTCCGATACCGGCGCGACGCGAACGAGTATCGATACCAGCCTCGCCGCCGATATCGGTGCCGGGCCGATCAAATCTATCACCCGGATTCGTTCCGGAAGCAGCAAGCAATCGAAGAGCCGGCCCGTCGTCGACGTCGTCGTTGGGGTCGGCGGCAACCAGCATACGGTCACGGCGAGCGTCGAAGATCGGAGCCACATGGATTATCCCGTCTTGCTCGGCCGGGACATCCTCGAGAACTACCAGGTCGACGTCAGCCGTCGGATCGACAGCGATGCGGCCGATACACCGGAAGAAGAGGAGTGA